CTTTGTGGCAATCATGGAAAAATACAACCTCAAGGACCGTGCACTTCTGAAGCTGGCAGAGGTTGTGAATGCAGCCGACACAGGCATGCAGTCATCCAATCCTTACGCGCCAGGGCTGGACGCCATAGCCCGCGGTTTCTCGCTGTTGCATCCCGACGATTTCGATAATCTGGAAGCCCAGTTCATGGTCTATGACGCGCTTTACACATTTTTCAGGCTGGGAGATGTCAAAGTCGAATAGGGTCCCGCAGAAGAATCAGGAGTAGAATGGCGGAAGAAAGAAAAGAACCTTTTTCAGCCTTAAACCCCAGCATTCTCGGCATGGTGCTGATGGTGGTCCTGGTCGGCATGGGCGAGCGCATGGCGGAACGCTTCCTGCCGCTGTATCTGATGGCTCTCGGCGGCAGCAGCTATTCCATCGGTTTTTTAAATGCCATGACCAACCTCTTGAATGCACTCTATTCTTTTCCGGGTGGATGGCTTTCGGATAAACTCGGATACAAGCGGGCTCTGACCGTTTTCACCCTGCTTTCCATGTGCGGATACCTGATCGTGATCTTTGTGCCCTGCTGGCAGGCAGTGCTGGTCGGGGCACTGTTCTTCATTTCCTGGTCCGCGATTTCACTGCCGGCAGTGATGAGCCTCGTCTCAAAAGCAGTCCCTAAAAACAAGCGCACTCTGGGCGTTACGATCCATTCCCTGGTCAGGCGCTTCCCGATGGCGTTCGGCCCGGTCTGCGGAGGCCTGATGATCAAGTATTACGGGACAGTCCAGGGAGTAAGATTCGCGTTCGCTGCAGCTTTCATCCTGGCCGGGATCTCTCTTTTCGTGCAGGACCGTTTCATAAAGGAAAAAAAGCCTGACGACACCTCTCTCCATCTTCGGGATTCCATCAAATTCATCCGCGGCGATCTCGCCAATCTCCTGATCTCAGACATACTCATCCGCTTCGCTGAGCAGATACCATACGCTTTCGTAGTGATCTGGTGCGTAAAAAACATGGGGGTCACTGAGCCGCAGTTCGGTTATCTGACTGCCATCGAAATGGCGACAGCAGTATTGATCTACCTGCCTGTGGCATATTTTGCGGACCGCTTCGGCAAAAAGCCGTTCGTGGTGATCACCTTTGGATTCTTTACCATCTTCCCGCTCGCCATCTATTATTCACACAGCTTCGAACTGATGATTCTGGCTTTCGTCATCAGGGGACTGAAGGAATTCGGTGAACCGACCAGGAAAGCGCTGATCATGGACCTGGCTCCTGATCATGCGAAAGCAGCCACGTTCGGCACTTACTACCTGATCCGCGACGTGATAGTCTCCATCGCAGCCCTCGCAAGCGCACCGCTCTGGAACATCTCGCCTGAAGCCAATTTTTTCACTGCTTTCGGCTGCGGTCTGATCGGAATGATCTATTTCGCCATCTTCGGGAAAGATGTATCAGTCGAAAAGAAGTAAAACCTTATTTTGCCGTGAATCCGGAGACCCAGGCCGGCGGCTCAGGTCTGGAGCTTTCCTTGCCCATCTGCTGCCAGAGTTCGTCGGTCAGCCTGTTTTCCATCTTCCACTTGAACTCGTAGCTGGAATAGACCGCTCCCCGGCAGAGGCGGTATCCCTTGCCGTCGCTCACGATCACGAAAAGACTGGAGGGCGAGCCAAGGCCTTCTTCCAGAACCTGTTTTGTATTCGGGTCAGTATGGACATCAGCGGCGATCTCCATCCTGGAGTCGGTTTCAGAGGTGATCAGATCAAGCAGCTCTTTCGGGAAATCGCGCAGCGCTTTGAGTCTGGCACCGATATCCGCGATCAGGTCGTATTCCGACTCTTCCAGGTCTTTAGCCTGGAGTTCCTTTTCCGAAATAACCTTCAGGCTGTTCAAGAGAGAAACGAATTCCCCGATTTTCCCGGATAAGCCGTCTGAATTGATCTTCAGGGTATCCAGATTGGAGCTCAAATCCTTGAGCATCTCAGCGATTCTCCCGTAGACCTCAGGATATGGCTCAACATAACCATAGGCTTTCTCAGGTTCCTTTGGCGACATTCCCCTTCCCAGCATGGTATAACTCTGCTTGGCATACAGGATGGTGTCATGCCGCAGTTCGGTCCAGGAACCCAGGAAAGCCTGCAATTCCTTCTGCTTCCAGGCATCCGACTGCATGAACCTTGGCACGTTTGTCTTCCACTCTTCGGTTAAAAGCGGCAGCAGGGAATATATCCAGCGCCAGTAAAGATTCTGCTTCCAGTCTGTCTCTTTTTTCGAGATCCACATCTCCTGCTGCAGATTCTTGAGAAGTACGTCATAATCCGAATACTCAGTGTCACCTTCGGCGGTAAGAATCTTTTGAGCCTGTCTGGAGCCATAGACAGCCGCCACATCGAGGCCGCGGGGGAAGGCCCTGGCCGGTCCGATATTCGGGATGTCCTCCATGGTGAATGGCTTGCCCTTGCCGGTGTACTTGAGGAACAGCTTATCCTTCTGATTGTGGAAAACCAGCTGCTGGAACATGTAGGAGTCTGGGATGAAACGCTGTCCCATCAGTCTGAAGCCTTTGGCGGATGCCGAAAAATCCCCGTCCTCGACAAAGGAAGCTCCTGACAGGATTTTCGGAGAGCCAAGCTTCAGGGCTTCTTCGATGAACAGGGGTAATTTTGTTTTATCGGAAAATCTGTCCACAGTGCCGGCATCGGTGAAAATTTTTCTGGAAACAGCCAGATAGTCGTCCACGTTCAGGTCGTCGGTTTTACCCACGAAATAGACTGTCGGCTCGTAAACTGACTTCCAGAGTCCGTAGGCCTCGGAGTTTTTCAACGCTTCAGTGATCAGGAGGGCCTGCAGCGTCATTTTCTCGCCGCAGGCTTTACCTGCGCCCTCTTTCTGAGGTCTGAGCTTGAAATCGATCCGGCCGAACCACATCAGGGCCTGGAAATACTGCTGGAATTTCTCGTTCCTGGTGTAATGCCCGCGCGGCACATACTGGCTGTAATCCTCGTAAGCGTATGGTGTGGAAATCAGGCTCGGCTTGTCGACATAGCGCAGAAGGTCTCTGGATTCGAGTCCCTTGTGAGCTGCCATCTTTGAAAGCTCACTGTCTGCGAGCTTGTCTGCCTCGGTGCCGGTCCGGTAGGCAGGATCGAAGCAGCGCCTGGCCACTGAAAAATAGCCGAGATTCAGAAGTGCGGCTTCCTTGACCTCAGGGTCTTTCGCCTGTTCCAGCTGAGCCCTGGTAAGTTCCAGCAGCTTGTCTGTGAGCTCTGCCGCCAGTCCGGAAAGCCTTGTCATTTCCAGGATCCTCAGCGAATAATCAAAAAAGATGTGCGCTGAATTCAGCAGGGCGTCACTGCTGACAAAAACTGCCCCTCCCCGCTTCTTGATATCTTCATATACCTTGTACATCTCTTCTTTCGAACCTGGCTGCACGGCAAAACCATTCCGGGACAGGATTGCCTTCAGGTCGTCGGAAATCTGGATGTTTTCAAACCCTGCCAGACCTTCCAGTGGAAAGCCGGTGGATTTTGCTTCTTCAGTCGCAGACACGATCCCGGGTACGAACAGCAGCATACCTGCCAAAATGGTCATGAAATACCTCATTTTCCCCTCCACAATCAGACAGCTTCTTTCTGGAACCAGTTCTACTCATCTTACCTCAAATTCGGGAATTCCGCACCTTGACTTTATCCCCGGTCAAAGCAATATGTATTAGGGCAATGTAAATGCATTCTGTATCTCGCTTGTTCAAGCAATGAGGTTGGTAGGTTAGTAAGTTTGTAAGTTGATATGCAAGAAAAGAATTTCCCCAGGTTGCTGGAATAATGGACAGAAACTTTATGACATTAGCATTGATAGTGACTTTATTATTGTCCGCCGCTTTCTCAAAGTCCGATGCCGCGGATAAAGTCTTCAGGATGAATTTTGCGGCTTCAGCAGAAAAATTCCGCGACAGTCAAAGCATCGAGAAAAAAATTGTGCTGCCCGGCTGCCTCAGGAATCAAGGATACAAACTTCGGAAATATCAATTGTTCCCGTCAGGTAATGTCACTATCTTATCCTCAGAAATCAGCGAAACAGAGATTAAATTTTCCTTCAGGATCAGTAAAAAATTCATGGAGAGCGCTCTGGGACATGTCACGGCTGTGGTTTACTCCCATTCGGATGCTCCGGTCGAGATCCCGCATCCCGAAGCCACCACCCCTCCGGATATAGTCGACAAAAACTTCGCTGCAGGCTGGCTTAAACCTGGAGAAGCCTATAACTTCGAAGTCCTGCCTGGCAGACTTTTGAAAAGTGTTTTCGTCCGCTGGACTGATGCAGGGGGAGATTCCAGGGGTGCACTGGAAATCGACGGTCAGAAATTCGGGCAGAAGGAGATCGGCAGTAATTACAACGGTGTGGTTGCCCGCTTTCCTGTCAAACGTGCCTTTTCCACCAATCGTGAAAAACTGGGCAGAGTAGTGATCGCACAGGACAGGGCGAAAATTTATGCCGTTGAAACTGTTTACGAAGACTATCTGGAAAAAAGTCCGGCCGGATCAGAAGCTGAACCGGTAAAAATCGAACCGGTCAGAGTACCAGATGGCAGTTTAACCCCCCTGATCATCCCCGGATATCCTGTAGCTGCGGAAACTGCTGCATTCGACGATTATCCAGTCCCCTCACAGCTCTATTCCGACAATATTCAGGAAATGCTCAGCCATCCCGGCGCCAGATACCTGGATTGCCAGGAATATGTAATTCCGTCGGAACTGGCCAAAAAAACCGGCATCAGCGAACCGAATTTTTCGATGCCGCAAATGATCGGCGGGCAGAATCTGATGACAGTGATGGATGATCTCTCCACTGAAGCTGAACCAGGCTCGTATCTTCCAGTTCCTGGCGGAAGCGATCTCTATCCAGCTCAGACAGTAGTTTTTTCAGCAGGCTCTACTACCGGTAATTCGCCCACAGTCAATCTTTACCCCCGCAGTACCAGCGCAGTTCCCTCAACTCAGACTTCGGATTCCTCAATTTCAAGCCCAGGTTCGGATAATGAAACCACCCCTCCAGGCGAAGAGGAGGATCCGGCAAAACAGAAAATCATCGGAGAAATGCCGCCGCCTCCCCTGCTTCTCAATCCGGCAGGAATGAAAATGATGAATTTCCAGGGCCATGAAATTCCGACAGTGAATTCGGAAAACGGGGTTCTGCAGAACAAAATCGTGGAACCGACAACTCCGAAGTCAGTGCAGGGATTCGTGACTTCTGCTGATGGACTGTAACATTGAATATTCTCAGTTACTGCCCACTATAAAACCACCAGGCAACCGGCAATCAGATCATGCAGGGCCTGCTTTCTGGCGGTGATTCCGGCAATGATGAATCCGACCAGAATTGCGCAGAAGGAAAACAGCTTGCAGAAATTCCTGGCCAAAGCTCTCAACAGCGTCAATCTCTTCCCGTTCAGATCCAGGACATGCATCCCTAAGGCTCTCTTTCCAGGAGTACCGCGGAAATCCGTTGATTCAAAAATCGAGTAATACAACAGGAACCAGACCAGGAAATAATTCCCGAAGAAACTGTCAAAACCGCCGTAGCCGTATGACCCTGAGACTCCTTCCAGGATCCCGCCCAGAAACTTGAGGCAGAAAGTCAAGAGTATCATGTCTATGATAAAGGCCAGGAATCTCAGCCAGAATCCGGCATAGGACGGCTCAAATCTCCGGGCTGTCACAGGGACCGGCACAGGGATTTTCACAGAGGCAGGAAGGTCTTTCACCAGGTTATGGCCGCACAGGCCGCAGAACCTGGAATTTTCGGAAATCTCACTGCCGCACTGGGAACAGAACATCGCTCCTCCGGGTTTGCTTTCAAACTAGCCTCAATATTACATGGAAACAAGGTTTCTCACAAATTGTCACTCACAGTTGGATTTTTCCAACAAATTCTGACAGCATGAGTTCATCTATGAACAGGAAGTGGGAAAATGAGTTGTTTTGCCAGATTTGTCGCTTTTCTGATGATTTTCCAGTCCTACTGCCAGGCGCAGACAACCGGGGAAGTCAAAGATATCTGGAGTGAGTTTAAGAGCAACGCCTTACTGCATGTTCAAAATCTGGCGGCATTGGGCTGCAGATCCGGCGGCTCTGAAAACGATGCCAAAGCCCGGGCTTATGTGATCAAGTACCTGGAAAAATCAGGACTGACAGTAGAAATTGAGCCATTCAGCTTTGAGATGTTCATGCTTGAAAAAGCGACGCTGCAAGTCGGCGCAACACAACTGGAACCTGAACTGATCTGTTTCAACCCATACCTTTGTTCTGATCAGATGACCGGAGAAATAATGTATATCCAGCCCGACCTGTCCAGGGATGCGTGTGCTAGACTCGAGATTGCCGATAAAATAGTGGTGACTGCCAAGCCAGTCAGTTTTCTCGGGCTGGCAGCGAAAAAATCCAGAGCCATACTTTATTTCGACAGAAAAACCCTTGAAAGCCTGAAGGATCAAGACGGTCGGTTCTCAAACCTGATCATCAGAGGCAGAATTGACAAAATCAAATCCGCAAATCTGATTGCCAGTCTTAACGTAAAACCGATGTCCAGCGAGATCCTCCTCTCTGCTCACCTGGATTCAATTAAAGGCCCGGGAGCTGATGACAACGGGTCAGGAAGCGCCGTCCTGCTGGAACTTTGCAGATCTTTCAGATCAGCTTCAATCAAGCCTCCCTGCAATCTTAAATTTATTTTTTTCGGTGCTGAAGAACTGGGTTTGATCGGAGCCAAAGCATATCTTGAGCAGCATTCGCAGGAGCTTTCCAGGTGCGAACTGTTGTTCAACCTGGATTCAATCGGGGGAAGCGAAAAAATCTATCTTGAAATGGAGGGTGGTCTGGAAGGCAGTTCAAAAGAAAAAGGTAAAAGCCAGTTCCCTGAAGAGATAGCATTCAAATCGCACAGTGATTATTCAGGAAAATGGAAGCTCCTTCATCCAATTGTACTTTCAGTCGCATCGTGCGTGCCTTTATGGCTGAAGGAAGAAATCATGAATTCCGGAAAAGAACTGGGCATTGAGATCACTCCCAGCCGCTTCATGGGTTCAGACCATCTGGTATTCGCCCAGGCGGGGATCTGCTCCACTGATATCGCTGCCGGAGGAAACCAGAAATTCATGCACACAGCAGATGATAAACCTGAAAATGTGAATCCAGATACCCTGGAAAAAGCAGGCAGGATTGTGGCAAAAGTTGTCACTGATTTTCCCTGGAAAAAAAAGTAACCTCTGGCCTTCAAAGTAGTACAGAACCCGGCTCCAAGACCTTCACAATGTATTTATCGCGCAGATTCGAGAGATCGATCGTATATGGCATTTTGAGCTTCTGCTTGTCCTGACCGAAGAGCATCCTCACCACAGGCCGCATGATCTCTTCGTTCACATACTTCACTATCCCGATTTCACCTGTGTTCAATTCCACAGTTGTGCCTGGAGGATAAAAAGTCAGCAGCTTGAAAAGAGCGTTCACGAGATAAGGCGGGAAAGTCTTTCCTGAAAAGGACAGAATGAATTTCATGGCTTGATAGGCAGACATGGCCCCTCTGAAAGGACGGTCTGAAGTGAGAGCGTCGAAGACATCGCAGAGCCCGATCAGCAGCCCTGAAGGATGGATCTCGTCCCCGGACAGCCCTCTGGGATATCCTGTGCCGTTGTAACGCTCATGGTGCTGCACGATCGAGAGCAGAACCCCTTCTTCAAGCTGGAAGCAATCCTTGATCAAGGCGATCCCGCGGAAAATATGCTGCCTGATCTGCTGATAATCTTCTTTAGAGAGCTTTTCCCGCTTACTGAGCAACTGCCTGTCAAGTGTGGTCTTGCCCAGATCCGAAAAGGCTGCGGCCATTGCTATTTTCAGGCTTTCTTCCTGGGACAGGCCAAGTTTTCTTGAGATCAGCAGCGAGAGCAGGATCATATTGGCTGCGTGTGTCGCCTCGTAATTCTCACCTGATCGGTGCCTGACAATCTGGAAAAGGTCGTTCCTGCCGTCCAACGCTGCATTGGAAAGCCTGGTCAGCTTCTCCACCAGCGGTTTGATTTCGCGGGGCTGAAGTTTTCTGGTGCGGCTTTTCTCAAAGAACAGACTGATCAGGATGAAAAGCTCAGAAACATCGCGGACTACAACCGTGTCCGGGTCAAGCAGCGAAACGATCCTGGCTTCCTTTTTTTCGATCAGCACAGGATAGTGTTCGAGCTGCACTGAATCCTTCAAGAGGGAGATGATTTCCTCTGTAAATACAAGGCCCTGAGTGAGGATCGTCTGTCCAAGATAATCGACATTGCGGGCTACAATCATGCCGGATCTAAGTTCAGATAAAGTCAGCCACTCTTCAATTTTCATGCTATCCTTTCTTCACTCCCAGCCAGAAACCGGTGATAAAAGCCCCGGCAAAAGGAAGATTCACAGTCAAAATCCTATACAGAAAAGCGGTCCAGCGATGTACTCCCTGTTCGGAGAAAAGCGGTCCGCAAATCTCGTTCAAAAACTGCCAGTTCACGCTGATGATGTCGCTGAAAACCAGCGCCTGGATCAGCAGGAAAACAGCCCCCAGAAAAAAGGCAGTCATTTTCACGAGCTTGATGGTGGCATAACCGCTGAGGAATCCCAGCACACCGCCGAAACCCAGAATTCCCGCGAAAAAACCCAGCACCTGAGCCGGCATTGGTCCAAGGTCATTCACCATTCCGAATAAGCCATCCCGTCTTCAGAGATTCCGGAATACCTTGATTTCACGTCATACACATCGCTTGCCTCAGCGTCTGAAGTCAGGGTGTTCCAGTCCGCCACTCCGGTAAAAGGATCCTCAGGGATCTTTCTCAGATAGCGCTTGTCAACCAGTTCGTCCAGTCTTTCCGGGTAGCGCAGCTGGTCAGCATAAAAAACATCGATCGCCTTGCGCATTACCTTGAGATCCTCGAGCAGCGCAGATTCCTTGGCCCGCTGGATCGAGCTCCTGTAAATCGGAGTGCCGACTGCGTATAGCAGGCCGATGATCGTAATCACAGCCGCCAGTTCCACCAGGGTGAATCCGCGTCTACCATTCATTGTATTGAGTCCCTTCAAGAGATTTAAGGTCTGAGGTAGTACGTATATCATACACATCTGTCTTGTCGGAAAAAAGGCGGACAAAATTATCCCGGTCGTCTGAGGAGGAGATGGTGAACCATTCGCTCTTCCGGGTCAGAGGATCCTCAGGAATCCTTCGAAGATATCTTTTCCCCTGGCTGTCTTTCTGGATCAGATCTTCAAGGGTTTTCGGATAAGACTGGTGCAGATCGAAATATTTATCGATGGCTTCCCTGATTTCCCGCAGGTCTGCCTTCAGTTCCCATTCCAGCGCTCTTCTGGATGTGACTTCATATACGGGCAGCGCCACCTTGGCCAGGACGGCGATGATCAGGATGCTTACCGAGAGTTCAATGAAGGTTAATCCTTTATGTTCACTCATTTAAAATTCCTGTTAAACGCCAACATGTTGGTAAGTTAGTAGGTTAGTATGTTAGTAAGCCGGGAAACAAAAGCATCCGTTGTTCTCCGATCCGTCTCCTCAACATACAAACATACTAACATACCAACCTACAAACCTCTTGCTTTCAGATTGCAGGGTCATTAATCGTCAATAATCCGCATAAGGCTTCTGATAGCTGTCCGCCGGTTTTCCGCTCTCAAGTCCAAGCTTCACGATTCCTTCCACTGGGTCATAGATTATGATTCCCTGACTGCCGGATCCTTCCCAGCCCATTTGAAGCCTGTTGATGTATTTGGGACAAAGCTCGTTCAGGCTTTTCGGCAGATCACCTCTATGGTCGGTCTTGTAGACTTCAATCGCCTCACGGACTGCATTCAGCTGTTTTTTGATCTTGCTGTCCCTGGCGTGATCAATGATGATCCTGGAATTGACGAAGCTGATTCCTATCAGCACTGAAATGATTGTAAGCACAGCCATCAGTTCCAGCAGAGTGAAAGCTTTTGAATTTTTCATTTGATCAGAGCCGCCATCTGAACTATCGGAAGGAACATCGACAGTACTATGAATCCGACGACCATTCCCATCAGGAGAATCAGCAGGGGTTCGAACAGAGAGAGCATTCTTCTCAGCGAATAGTCCAGTTCGGACTCATAGAATTCGCCTAGATTCAGGAACACTTCGCCAAGCCTTCCTGTATTTTCACCTACGGTAACCATCTGAAGATTCACTTCATTATACAGGTTGAGCGGCTTGAGGCTTTCGGAAAGCGACACGCCACCATGCAGCACCTCTCTGACCTTTGCGACTTTGCCGCCCTGGAATCCATCCTGCAGGACGCTCAATGAATCGTCCACGGACATGCCGGATTTCAGAAGCGAACCAAGAGCCAGGCTGAAATAGGAAAGCCTGTAATAATAATAAAACCTGCGGATGAGCGGAAACCCTGAGATCATGTTCAGCATTCTCTCAGCCTGATGTTTCAGACCTTCGTAAATCAGGAAGAGCCCAAAAACGCCGGCTGCAACGACCAGCGTAAAGTGATACCTGATCAGATCGGATGTGTAAATCACCATTCGGGTAAACGCGGGAAGGTTCTCAGAAAAATCGCTGTACATATTCGTGAACGTGGGTACCACATGCAGAAGCAGGAAACAGACGATGCCGAAAACGATCGCGAGAAGCACCAGAGGATAGATGATGGCATCGATGATTTTCTGGAATGCATTCCTCCTCCGCTCCCAGTATATGATCAGCCTCTTGAAAACCTCGGCCAGATCGCCGCTCTGTTCGCCCTGGCGGACGAAACTGGCAATCAGCGGATGGAAGTTGTAACCAGACTCCAGGATCGCTTTCGAAAACGACTTTCCCTCTGTCAGGGATTCATTCAATTTCAGAAACATGGTTTTCATTTTCGGATCAGTGAGTTTTTCCGACAGGATTCTGATTGCCTCTCCGATCGTGATGCCTGCGGAAAGCATGGCTAGAAGCTGGCGGAAAAAAAAGATCAGCTCATAATCGCTTAACTTCCGCCCCTTGCCCGTAAAAAATCCTGATTTATCGGCACTTTCCTTGACTCCAAGCGGGAACAATCCCCTGCGGGTCAGTTCTTCCTGGATCTCGGACTGTGAATTCCCGTGCAGAGTAAGTTCTATTGTTTCACCGTCCCTGTTAACTGCACGGACTTTGAAAGTTCTGCTTTCCATGGTAGTTCAATTATATCATATTTTCACGATTTTATTTGCCGAAATGGCAGTTTCCCGTTAAACTTGTTCAGGTGCAATTTAGACTGATGTATTTTTTATAAACCGGGAGGGCTCATGTCCGGCCATAACAAGTGGAGTTCCATCAAGCACAGAAAAGGAGCGCAGGATCAGAAGCGGGGTAAGGTTTTCACCAAGCTGATCCGCGACATTACGATTGCAGTCAAGGAATCCGGGAAGGATCAGGAAACCAACGCCAAACTCAGGGCAGCCCTGGAAAAGGCACGGGTAGCCAATATGCCTAAAGACACGGTCAACCTGGCCATCAAGCGCGGCGCAGGCGAAATTCAGGGCGAAAGCTTCGAAGAATTCAATTATGAAGGCTACGGGCCTGGCGGGGTTGCCATCCTGCTGGAAATACTCACCAACAACAGGAATCGCGCCGCCTCGGAAGTCCGCAACATCTTCGAGCGGCACAGCGGGAACCTTGGCGAAACCGGCTGTGTGGGCTGGCTTTTCGAACGCAAAGGCCTGATCTGTATCCAGGACGACACTGTGACTGAGGACAAGCTGATGGATCTCTCTCTCGAGGCCGGAGCGGAAGACATCCGCCACGAAAAAGATGAATTCATGGTGACAACAGACCCTGCCTCATTCGAAAAGGTCAAGACCACTCTGGAAAAAGCAGGTTTGACGCTTAACTCCGCTGAACTGACCATGATCCCGCAGAATACAGTGAAACTGGACGGCAAGAATGCCGAGAAAATGCTGAAAATAATGGATGCCCTTGAAGAACTGGATGATGTCCAGAATGTCTATGCCAATTTCGAGATCGATGAGGAAATCATCGAACAGTTCATGGAAAAATAGATGACAGTGCTGGGAATCGATCCTGGCCTTGCCATTACCGGATATGCCGTAATTGAGGAAGCCAGTAATGGTTTTCTGCTGCGTGAATCCGGGCTGATCAGGACCAAATCCACGCAGGAACTTCCGGCACGGCTTAGAGAGATCTTCCTGAAACTGACTGATCTCGGAAAAACTTTTGGTGTCAGTGAAATGGCCTGCGAAAAACTTTTTTTTGAAAAGAATGTGAAAACAGGGATTGCAGTCGCCCAGGCCAGAGGAGTGATCCTGCTCTGCGCGGCTCTCTCCGAAATCCCGGTTTTCGAGTATCCGCCCAGCACGGTGAAACTCGCTCTCACAGGCTATGGTGCGGCCGACAAGCAGCAGATGCAGAAAATGGTACGTCTGCTTTTGAATCTCAAGTCTGCCCCGAAAGTGGATGATGAAGCCGATGCCATGGGAGTAGCGATCTGTCACCTGCAAAGCAGGAGGATTATGCAATGCTCAGGTACCTGAAAGGGATCATCGCTCGAAAAGACACAGGCCGTCTCTGGCTGGAATGTGGAGGATTCGGCCTGGAAATCCATTTTCCGAACATTGCCCTTGACTCACTCGGTTCAGTCGGAGAAGAAGCCATGATTTATACTGAGCTGATCCTGAGAGCCAGGGAATCGGACGGCGAACTGGAACTCTTCGGATTTTCTGACCAGGAATCGCTCAGGCTGTTCAAATGCCTGCTGCAGGTGAGCAAAATCGGCCCCAAGATGGCCATGAATCTGCTCTCACAGCTCGACACCAGGCAGATCATTTCAGCCATCGCCGAATCGGATCTGGCAACATTATCCGGGGTAAGCGGGATCGGATCCAAGACCGCCGAACGGATCGTGGTCGAACTCAAGGACAAGATCCAGAAGGAATTTGCTCCTCAAGCCATGACCTCTAAGACCAGGGCAACCGAAGCAGAAGACCGCGACCTGAATGATGCACTGCGGGCACTGGGATATACCCAGGGGGAAATCAGGAAGGGGTTGACTTCGCTGAATCGGGAAATCAGCGGCCGCCCGCTTGAGGAAAAAATTCGTCTGATGCTGGGGGCGCTAAGTAAATGAGCCAGATTCAGAAAGAAATACTTGATCAGAACACGATCGCTGA
This Candidatus Wallbacteria bacterium DNA region includes the following protein-coding sequences:
- a CDS encoding chromate resistance protein — encoded protein: MKWVTRAHVQIDRVACPWLIKRFIDSEAEFTFVAKDLVLKQAAKDNAIPFDIQDVELGHHGKSCSFVAIMEKYNLKDRALLKLAEVVNAADTGMQSSNPYAPGLDAIARGFSLLHPDDFDNLEAQFMVYDALYTFFRLGDVKVE
- a CDS encoding MFS transporter, with amino-acid sequence MAEERKEPFSALNPSILGMVLMVVLVGMGERMAERFLPLYLMALGGSSYSIGFLNAMTNLLNALYSFPGGWLSDKLGYKRALTVFTLLSMCGYLIVIFVPCWQAVLVGALFFISWSAISLPAVMSLVSKAVPKNKRTLGVTIHSLVRRFPMAFGPVCGGLMIKYYGTVQGVRFAFAAAFILAGISLFVQDRFIKEKKPDDTSLHLRDSIKFIRGDLANLLISDILIRFAEQIPYAFVVIWCVKNMGVTEPQFGYLTAIEMATAVLIYLPVAYFADRFGKKPFVVITFGFFTIFPLAIYYSHSFELMILAFVIRGLKEFGEPTRKALIMDLAPDHAKAATFGTYYLIRDVIVSIAALASAPLWNISPEANFFTAFGCGLIGMIYFAIFGKDVSVEKK
- a CDS encoding DUF3160 domain-containing protein — its product is MRYFMTILAGMLLFVPGIVSATEEAKSTGFPLEGLAGFENIQISDDLKAILSRNGFAVQPGSKEEMYKVYEDIKKRGGAVFVSSDALLNSAHIFFDYSLRILEMTRLSGLAAELTDKLLELTRAQLEQAKDPEVKEAALLNLGYFSVARRCFDPAYRTGTEADKLADSELSKMAAHKGLESRDLLRYVDKPSLISTPYAYEDYSQYVPRGHYTRNEKFQQYFQALMWFGRIDFKLRPQKEGAGKACGEKMTLQALLITEALKNSEAYGLWKSVYEPTVYFVGKTDDLNVDDYLAVSRKIFTDAGTVDRFSDKTKLPLFIEEALKLGSPKILSGASFVEDGDFSASAKGFRLMGQRFIPDSYMFQQLVFHNQKDKLFLKYTGKGKPFTMEDIPNIGPARAFPRGLDVAAVYGSRQAQKILTAEGDTEYSDYDVLLKNLQQEMWISKKETDWKQNLYWRWIYSLLPLLTEEWKTNVPRFMQSDAWKQKELQAFLGSWTELRHDTILYAKQSYTMLGRGMSPKEPEKAYGYVEPYPEVYGRIAEMLKDLSSNLDTLKINSDGLSGKIGEFVSLLNSLKVISEKELQAKDLEESEYDLIADIGARLKALRDFPKELLDLITSETDSRMEIAADVHTDPNTKQVLEEGLGSPSSLFVIVSDGKGYRLCRGAVYSSYEFKWKMENRLTDELWQQMGKESSRPEPPAWVSGFTAK
- a CDS encoding RDD family protein translates to MFCSQCGSEISENSRFCGLCGHNLVKDLPASVKIPVPVPVTARRFEPSYAGFWLRFLAFIIDMILLTFCLKFLGGILEGVSGSYGYGGFDSFFGNYFLVWFLLYYSIFESTDFRGTPGKRALGMHVLDLNGKRLTLLRALARNFCKLFSFCAILVGFIIAGITARKQALHDLIAGCLVVL
- a CDS encoding M28 family metallopeptidase, which translates into the protein MSCFARFVAFLMIFQSYCQAQTTGEVKDIWSEFKSNALLHVQNLAALGCRSGGSENDAKARAYVIKYLEKSGLTVEIEPFSFEMFMLEKATLQVGATQLEPELICFNPYLCSDQMTGEIMYIQPDLSRDACARLEIADKIVVTAKPVSFLGLAAKKSRAILYFDRKTLESLKDQDGRFSNLIIRGRIDKIKSANLIASLNVKPMSSEILLSAHLDSIKGPGADDNGSGSAVLLELCRSFRSASIKPPCNLKFIFFGAEELGLIGAKAYLEQHSQELSRCELLFNLDSIGGSEKIYLEMEGGLEGSSKEKGKSQFPEEIAFKSHSDYSGKWKLLHPIVLSVASCVPLWLKEEIMNSGKELGIEITPSRFMGSDHLVFAQAGICSTDIAAGGNQKFMHTADDKPENVNPDTLEKAGRIVAKVVTDFPWKKK
- a CDS encoding HD-GYP domain-containing protein; the encoded protein is MKIEEWLTLSELRSGMIVARNVDYLGQTILTQGLVFTEEIISLLKDSVQLEHYPVLIEKKEARIVSLLDPDTVVVRDVSELFILISLFFEKSRTRKLQPREIKPLVEKLTRLSNAALDGRNDLFQIVRHRSGENYEATHAANMILLSLLISRKLGLSQEESLKIAMAAAFSDLGKTTLDRQLLSKREKLSKEDYQQIRQHIFRGIALIKDCFQLEEGVLLSIVQHHERYNGTGYPRGLSGDEIHPSGLLIGLCDVFDALTSDRPFRGAMSAYQAMKFILSFSGKTFPPYLVNALFKLLTFYPPGTTVELNTGEIGIVKYVNEEIMRPVVRMLFGQDKQKLKMPYTIDLSNLRDKYIVKVLEPGSVLL
- a CDS encoding FUN14 domain-containing protein, which gives rise to MVNDLGPMPAQVLGFFAGILGFGGVLGFLSGYATIKLVKMTAFFLGAVFLLIQALVFSDIISVNWQFLNEICGPLFSEQGVHRWTAFLYRILTVNLPFAGAFITGFWLGVKKG